One region of Streptomyces capillispiralis genomic DNA includes:
- the rpmE gene encoding 50S ribosomal protein L31: MKRDIHPEYVETQVSCTCGASFTTRSTISSGAIRAEVCSECHPFYTGKQKILDTGGRVARFEARFGKAAGSKK, translated from the coding sequence TTGAAGCGCGACATCCACCCCGAGTACGTCGAGACGCAGGTCAGCTGCACCTGCGGCGCGTCGTTCACCACCCGCAGCACGATCTCGTCCGGTGCCATCCGCGCCGAGGTCTGCTCCGAGTGCCACCCGTTCTACACGGGCAAGCAGAAGATCCTCGACACCGGTGGCCGTGTGGCCCGCTTCGAGGCCCGCTTCGGCAAGGCCGCCGGCTCCAAGAAGTAG